A window of Eikenella corrodens contains these coding sequences:
- the xseA gene encoding exodeoxyribonuclease VII large subunit, translating to MSDLFAPAALSVSELNHLAKNLLEDQLAGLWVGGEVSNLVKAASGHYYFVLKDQRAQVRCTLFKHAARSLAALLREGEEVEVLGKITLYEARGEFQINVQEVRRKGLGQLFEAYERLKQRLQAEGLFDAARKRPLPAAPQCIGVVTSLAAAALRDVVTTLRRRAPDVRVIVYPTAVQGAGSEFQVASAIAAAAEHAQADVLIVCRGGGSIEDLWAFNEEAVVRAVAACPIPMVSGVGHETDFTLTDFAADVRAPTPTAAAELASPNRAEQLDKMCRLHSHMRHTLQRRCTDAAQRLDWHAAQLRHPRQKWQEQQAGLLRSRQMLADHMLHHLHRKQEQLAYLAELCRRSRPQVQTVARQLHTQATQLNRHMAALLAQKQAQCQKQAGILDALSPQHTLSRGYSVITDRTGKVVRDAGRLHSGQVLQLHFETGTAKAQVLPQRTGQQDLFD from the coding sequence ATGTCCGACCTATTCGCCCCCGCCGCGCTTTCTGTTTCCGAACTCAACCATTTGGCTAAAAATCTGCTGGAAGACCAGCTCGCCGGGCTGTGGGTGGGCGGCGAAGTATCGAATTTGGTGAAGGCGGCGAGCGGACACTATTATTTTGTTTTAAAAGACCAACGCGCCCAGGTGCGCTGCACTTTGTTTAAGCATGCCGCCCGTTCGCTGGCCGCGCTGTTGCGCGAGGGCGAGGAAGTGGAGGTGTTGGGCAAAATCACGCTGTATGAGGCGCGCGGGGAATTTCAGATTAATGTGCAGGAAGTGCGGCGCAAGGGCTTGGGGCAGCTGTTTGAGGCATATGAGCGGCTGAAGCAGCGCCTGCAGGCGGAAGGCTTATTCGATGCGGCACGCAAACGGCCGTTGCCTGCCGCGCCGCAGTGTATCGGCGTGGTCACCAGCCTGGCCGCGGCAGCGTTGCGCGATGTGGTCACCACGCTGCGGCGGCGGGCGCCGGATGTGCGCGTGATTGTGTATCCCACGGCGGTGCAGGGCGCAGGCAGCGAGTTTCAGGTAGCCTCAGCCATTGCGGCGGCGGCAGAACACGCACAGGCAGATGTGTTGATTGTGTGCCGTGGCGGGGGCAGCATTGAGGATTTGTGGGCGTTTAACGAAGAGGCAGTGGTACGCGCGGTGGCGGCCTGCCCGATTCCGATGGTAAGCGGGGTGGGGCACGAAACGGATTTCACGCTCACGGATTTTGCCGCCGACGTGCGCGCACCCACGCCCACTGCCGCCGCCGAGCTGGCCAGCCCGAACCGTGCGGAGCAGCTGGACAAAATGTGCCGCCTGCACAGCCATATGCGCCACACGCTGCAACGGCGCTGCACAGACGCGGCGCAACGGCTCGATTGGCATGCCGCGCAGTTGCGCCACCCGCGCCAGAAATGGCAGGAACAGCAGGCTGGCCTATTGCGTAGCCGCCAAATGCTTGCCGACCATATGCTGCACCACCTGCACCGCAAACAGGAGCAACTGGCCTACTTGGCCGAGCTGTGCCGCCGCAGCAGGCCGCAAGTGCAAACCGTTGCGCGACAGCTGCACACGCAGGCGACACAACTCAACCGCCACATGGCTGCGCTCTTGGCGCAAAAGCAGGCGCAGTGCCAAAAGCAGGCGGGCATTTTGGACGCCCTCTCGCCGCAACACACGCTGTCGCGCGGCTATAGTGTGATTACCGACCGCACGGGCAAAGTGGTGCGCGATGCTGGCAGGCTGCACAGCGGGCAGGTGTTGCAGCTGCATTTTGAAACCGGCACGGCCAAGGCGCAGGTGCTGCCGCAGCGTACCGGGCAGCAGGATTTGTTTGATTAG
- a CDS encoding L-serine ammonia-lyase has protein sequence MISIFDMFKIGIGPSSSHTVGPMRAGVLFRKQLIEQGLLDKITRFSAHVYGSLSFTGKGHGTDHAIIGGLAGYEPDTVDTTAFPKFIAQVLNSKTLTDIGGHQTPFDYEHDFVFHSSFLPLHENGMRLEAYVGDELVVQEVFYSIGGGFVVTEKQFADSGKQSAPVNVPYPYANADDLIRQCNEHNLTLSELMFRNECALRPEQEVRDYVRAVWQTMSDCIQRGLHTEGVLPGPMRIPRRAPLSRKQFKKNGLNDKDPMAAVDWVNMVAFAVNEENAAGGRVVTAPTNGACGIVPTVLAYYDHFIFYADEEHILRYLITASAIGSLYKMNASISGAEVGCQGEVGVACSMAAAGLTEIQGGTVEQVCIAAEIAMEHHLGLTCDPVGGQVQVPCIERNAISSIKAINASRMALQRTTDPIVSLDEVIKTMYETGKDMNPKYRETSTGGLATHVVHVLC, from the coding sequence ATGATCAGTATTTTCGACATGTTCAAAATCGGTATCGGCCCGTCCAGTTCGCATACCGTAGGGCCGATGCGTGCCGGTGTGCTGTTCCGCAAACAGCTTATCGAACAGGGGTTGCTGGATAAGATTACCCGCTTCAGCGCCCATGTGTACGGCTCGCTCTCCTTCACCGGCAAAGGCCATGGCACAGACCACGCCATCATCGGCGGCCTGGCGGGCTACGAGCCGGATACGGTGGACACCACCGCCTTCCCCAAATTTATTGCGCAAGTATTGAACAGCAAAACCCTCACCGACATTGGCGGCCACCAAACCCCGTTCGACTACGAACACGATTTCGTGTTCCATTCTTCATTCCTGCCGCTGCATGAAAATGGTATGCGCTTAGAAGCCTATGTCGGCGATGAGTTGGTGGTGCAGGAAGTGTTTTACTCCATCGGCGGCGGTTTTGTGGTGACTGAAAAACAATTTGCCGACAGCGGCAAGCAATCTGCCCCCGTCAATGTGCCCTATCCTTATGCCAACGCAGACGACCTCATCCGCCAGTGCAACGAGCATAATCTCACCCTCTCTGAATTGATGTTCCGCAACGAATGCGCCCTGCGGCCGGAGCAGGAAGTGCGCGACTATGTGCGTGCCGTGTGGCAGACCATGAGCGATTGCATCCAGCGCGGCCTGCACACCGAAGGCGTGCTGCCCGGCCCCATGCGAATACCACGGCGCGCACCACTCTCGCGCAAGCAGTTTAAGAAAAACGGGCTGAACGATAAAGACCCAATGGCAGCGGTGGACTGGGTAAATATGGTGGCCTTTGCCGTCAACGAAGAAAACGCCGCCGGCGGGAGGGTGGTTACCGCGCCCACCAACGGCGCCTGCGGCATCGTGCCCACTGTATTGGCCTACTACGACCACTTCATTTTCTACGCCGATGAAGAACACATCCTGCGTTATTTAATCACGGCCAGCGCCATCGGCAGCCTGTATAAAATGAATGCCTCCATTTCCGGCGCGGAAGTGGGCTGCCAGGGCGAAGTGGGCGTGGCCTGCTCCATGGCCGCTGCCGGGCTGACCGAGATTCAGGGCGGCACTGTCGAACAAGTATGTATTGCCGCCGAAATCGCCATGGAGCACCATCTCGGCCTCACTTGCGACCCGGTGGGCGGCCAAGTGCAGGTGCCGTGCATCGAGCGCAACGCCATTTCCTCCATCAAAGCCATCAACGCCTCGCGCATGGCGCTGCAACGCACCACCGATCCCATAGTGTCGCTGGATGAAGTAATCAAAACCATGTATGAAACCGGCAAAGATATGAACCCGAAATACCGCGAAACCTCCACCGGCGGCTTGGCCACGCATGTGGTGCATGTGCTGTGTTGA
- a CDS encoding ABC1 kinase family protein, producing the protein MVRTAMPALGDINRLRQIAATLARHGLGGFLSRIKLNRASWLGGSTAQEDAGGSSTAHRFRLAFEELGPTFVKLGQILATRVDIFNAEWIEEFEHLQSSANPLPFEAILSLLTDQLGCPPDQVFRHIDSEPLGSASIAQVHRAVLLDGSEVAVKVRRPDIEPLIRADLRILTHLAQLTESEMPETRRYQPVQMVQYFAKSLARETDLLAEMRHLQRFAALYANHPAVHIPKTYPEYSNRQVLVQEYIAADLLKDTNIELLNAEERHILACRITDVMLDMILGQGLFHADPHPGNIFIYPDLRIGLIDFGMTGYLNPVRRQEINALVEALIHRDPFAVQYILSNWAQGEVPDEDLLGADVMEMLLDYEHTAVRDLRVSQIINDLTRIMREHELALPGDLVMLFKALLTLEGVVKRLDGSFQLLEHAKPIVQKVIRQRLSPQQLWRRSRTQSRMLGQMLGDLPKNLLRLNRNLQSGRLNVNLDLKRLDTLNRHLEYSANRLTMGMVTAALIIGSSILLSSNIGPKLFGLSFLGFLGYLLAFANSLWIIWSIWRSGKH; encoded by the coding sequence ATGGTTAGAACTGCCATGCCCGCTTTGGGCGACATCAATCGTTTGCGTCAAATCGCGGCCACGCTGGCGCGGCACGGTTTGGGCGGCTTCCTCAGCCGGATTAAGCTGAACCGGGCTTCTTGGCTCGGCGGCTCGACCGCGCAGGAAGATGCCGGTGGTTCGAGTACGGCGCACCGTTTCCGGCTGGCGTTTGAGGAGCTGGGGCCGACCTTTGTCAAGCTCGGCCAGATTTTGGCCACCCGGGTTGATATTTTCAACGCCGAATGGATTGAGGAATTCGAGCATCTGCAAAGCAGCGCGAATCCTTTGCCTTTCGAGGCGATTCTCTCCCTGCTCACCGATCAGCTAGGCTGCCCGCCGGATCAGGTGTTCCGGCACATCGACAGCGAGCCTTTGGGCAGCGCCTCCATCGCGCAGGTGCACCGCGCGGTGTTGCTCGACGGCAGCGAGGTAGCGGTAAAGGTGCGCCGGCCGGATATCGAACCGCTCATCCGGGCGGATTTGCGTATTCTAACCCATCTGGCGCAGCTCACCGAATCGGAAATGCCGGAAACCCGCCGCTATCAGCCGGTGCAGATGGTGCAGTATTTTGCCAAAAGCCTAGCCAGGGAAACCGATTTGCTGGCCGAAATGCGCCATTTGCAGCGGTTTGCCGCGCTGTATGCCAACCATCCGGCGGTGCATATTCCCAAGACTTATCCCGAATACAGCAACCGGCAGGTGCTGGTGCAGGAATACATCGCCGCCGATTTGCTCAAAGATACCAACATCGAATTGCTTAACGCTGAAGAGCGGCATATTTTGGCCTGCCGCATCACCGACGTGATGCTCGACATGATACTGGGGCAGGGCCTGTTTCATGCCGACCCGCATCCGGGCAACATCTTTATTTATCCCGATTTGCGCATCGGCCTGATCGATTTCGGCATGACGGGCTACCTGAATCCGGTGCGCCGGCAGGAAATCAACGCGCTGGTTGAAGCCCTTATCCACCGCGACCCGTTTGCCGTGCAATATATTCTGAGCAACTGGGCGCAAGGCGAAGTTCCCGATGAAGACCTGCTCGGCGCCGACGTGATGGAAATGCTGCTCGACTACGAGCACACCGCCGTGCGCGATTTGCGCGTGAGCCAGATAATTAACGATTTAACCCGCATCATGCGCGAACACGAGCTGGCCTTGCCGGGCGACTTGGTGATGCTGTTCAAAGCCCTGCTCACCCTCGAAGGCGTGGTGAAAAGGCTGGACGGCAGCTTCCAACTGCTGGAACACGCCAAACCGATTGTGCAGAAGGTGATCCGCCAACGCCTTTCGCCGCAGCAGCTTTGGCGCCGAAGCCGCACGCAAAGCCGTATGCTGGGGCAGATGCTGGGTGATCTGCCCAAAAACCTGCTGCGCCTCAACCGCAATCTGCAAAGCGGCCGGTTAAACGTAAACCTGGATTTGAAACGCCTCGATACCCTGAACCGGCACTTGGAATACAGCGCCAACCGGCTGACCATGGGCATGGTAACGGCGGCTCTGATTATCGGCTCGTCCATCCTGCTCAGCAGCAATATCGGCCCGAAGCTGTTCGGCCTCTCGTTTCTGGGCTTTCTCGGCTATCTCTTGGCCTTTGCCAACAGCTTGTGGATTATCTGGTCTATCTGGCGTTCGGGCAAACATTAA
- a CDS encoding C40 family peptidase, producing MKWIKQATLCALAALAFGLAPAAHAAPEGLDNDALERLIRERTEHDGHSNSSSSGRRSSGSQDEAGDLIMNAMSLIGLSYRFGGNSPTQGLDCSGFMQYIFKRSMGITLPRTSAEMATVGQQVDRANLKPGDMVFFGSGGRVSHVGMYIGNDRFIHAPRTGRDIEITSMNGNYWKSRYITARRVDRSSRFTR from the coding sequence ATGAAGTGGATAAAACAAGCAACCCTCTGCGCCCTGGCCGCCCTGGCTTTCGGCCTCGCCCCCGCCGCACACGCCGCTCCGGAAGGATTGGATAACGACGCCCTCGAGCGCCTGATCCGCGAACGGACCGAACACGACGGCCACAGCAACTCTTCCTCATCTGGCCGCCGTTCTTCCGGCAGCCAAGACGAAGCCGGCGACCTCATCATGAACGCCATGAGCCTCATCGGCCTCTCCTACCGCTTCGGTGGCAATTCCCCCACCCAAGGCCTCGATTGCAGCGGCTTCATGCAATATATCTTCAAACGCAGCATGGGCATCACCCTGCCGCGCACTTCCGCCGAAATGGCTACAGTAGGCCAGCAGGTAGACCGTGCCAACCTCAAGCCCGGTGACATGGTATTTTTCGGCTCGGGCGGCCGCGTTTCCCACGTCGGCATGTATATCGGCAACGACCGCTTCATCCACGCCCCGCGCACCGGCCGCGACATCGAAATCACCAGTATGAACGGTAACTATTGGAAAAGCCGCTACATCACCGCCCGCCGGGTAGACCGCTCCTCTCGCTTCACCCGTTAA